From a single Oxalobacter vibrioformis genomic region:
- a CDS encoding DNA translocase FtsK: MSKTSSVYKRNKAPAKPVPAPPSRLVRLLTEARWFVLIAFTLFFFIILYTYSKADPGWSHAVQVDKINNMGGRVGAWISDLLLFTFGLSAWWWGLWLLRAILHGYRRIASLLLLKDTPKPGWFRDRLMPNLGFLILIASSASIEFLRLYSMKVQLPRAPGGVLGELLGTQAMHQLGFTGATLILLILFALGLSLFLQMSWLQLSERIGTVVEGFFAIFIKAYRIRQDRKIGQEATIKREEVVVQEKAKAVEAPPIHIEPQVTEVPKSDRAEKERQVVLFSELQALPPLSLLDEAAPPQDMVSVETLEFTSRLIEKKLSDFGVSARVVTAHPGPVVTRYEIDPATGVKGSTIVNLERDLARALSLVSIRVIETIPGKNYMALELPNPKRQIVRLTEIISSKVYSDESSSLTIALGKDIAGNPVVADLARMPHLLVAGTTGSGKSVAINATILSLLYKADPSQVRLILIDPKMLELSIYEGIPHLLAPVVTDMRQAGHALNWAVAEMERRYRLMSHVGVRNLSGFNNRIAESKKRNEPITNPFSLTPDNPEPLESLPNIVIIIDELADLMMVVGKKVEELIARIAQKARAAGIHLILATQRPSVDVITGLIKANIPTRIAFQVSSKIDSRTILDQMGAEALLGLGDMLYLPPGTGLPIRAHGAFVSDEEVQRVVNHLREHGEPDYVEGILEGGTLEDNNVAAFGEGGGESDALYDQAVAVVLKNRRASISLVQRHLRIGYNRAARLLEQMEQSGVVSPMQSNGNREILVPVQPQD; this comes from the coding sequence TTTGTACTGATTGCCTTTACCCTTTTCTTTTTCATCATTCTTTATACCTATTCCAAAGCGGATCCGGGCTGGTCCCATGCCGTGCAGGTCGACAAAATAAACAATATGGGCGGACGGGTCGGGGCCTGGATATCCGATCTGCTGCTTTTCACATTCGGCCTGTCTGCATGGTGGTGGGGCTTGTGGCTGCTTCGTGCCATCCTTCATGGCTATCGCCGTATCGCCAGCCTTTTGCTCCTGAAAGACACCCCAAAGCCGGGCTGGTTCCGAGACCGCCTGATGCCCAATCTGGGCTTTCTGATTCTGATCGCCTCTAGTGCTTCGATTGAATTCCTGCGCTTGTACTCAATGAAAGTACAGCTTCCGCGTGCGCCGGGCGGCGTACTGGGAGAATTGCTGGGGACTCAGGCCATGCATCAGCTCGGTTTTACCGGTGCAACCCTGATTTTGCTTATCCTCTTTGCCTTGGGGCTAAGCCTTTTTCTCCAGATGTCCTGGCTTCAGCTTTCAGAGAGAATCGGTACCGTGGTGGAAGGCTTCTTTGCCATTTTCATCAAGGCTTACCGCATCCGCCAGGATCGTAAAATCGGGCAGGAAGCGACCATCAAGCGGGAAGAAGTCGTCGTACAGGAAAAAGCCAAGGCGGTGGAAGCGCCTCCCATTCACATTGAGCCGCAAGTTACAGAAGTTCCCAAATCCGATCGGGCGGAGAAAGAAAGGCAGGTTGTGCTTTTCTCGGAACTCCAGGCGCTTCCGCCCCTGTCTCTCCTTGATGAAGCGGCTCCCCCCCAGGACATGGTGTCGGTTGAGACGCTCGAATTCACCAGCCGCCTGATTGAGAAAAAACTTTCCGACTTTGGTGTCAGCGCACGGGTAGTGACAGCACATCCCGGCCCGGTGGTTACCCGCTATGAAATTGACCCGGCCACCGGTGTCAAAGGCAGCACCATCGTCAATCTGGAGCGCGATCTCGCCCGCGCGCTCTCTCTTGTGTCCATCCGGGTGATCGAAACCATCCCCGGCAAAAACTATATGGCACTGGAGTTGCCCAATCCAAAACGGCAGATTGTCCGCCTCACAGAAATCATCAGCTCCAAGGTATACAGTGATGAATCATCCAGCCTGACCATTGCGCTGGGCAAAGATATTGCAGGCAACCCGGTCGTCGCTGATCTGGCGCGCATGCCGCATCTGCTGGTGGCAGGCACGACAGGCTCCGGTAAATCCGTTGCCATCAATGCAACGATCCTTTCCCTGCTGTACAAAGCCGATCCCAGCCAGGTACGCCTGATCCTGATTGACCCCAAAATGCTGGAACTCTCTATTTACGAGGGCATCCCGCACCTGCTGGCCCCTGTCGTTACCGACATGCGCCAGGCCGGCCATGCACTTAACTGGGCTGTTGCTGAGATGGAACGCCGGTACCGGCTCATGTCCCATGTGGGGGTACGCAATCTTTCCGGTTTTAACAATCGTATTGCTGAATCCAAAAAGCGCAACGAACCCATTACCAACCCCTTCTCCCTCACGCCGGACAACCCTGAGCCGCTGGAAAGCCTCCCGAATATCGTCATCATCATTGATGAGCTGGCAGACCTGATGATGGTTGTCGGCAAAAAGGTGGAAGAACTCATTGCACGCATCGCCCAGAAAGCCCGCGCCGCAGGTATCCACCTTATCCTGGCAACCCAGCGGCCATCTGTTGACGTGATTACCGGCCTGATCAAGGCCAACATCCCGACCCGTATTGCTTTTCAGGTCAGCAGCAAAATCGATTCCCGGACCATTTTGGACCAGATGGGCGCAGAAGCACTGCTGGGCCTGGGTGACATGCTTTACCTGCCACCGGGCACCGGACTGCCGATCCGTGCGCATGGTGCATTTGTTTCAGATGAAGAAGTCCAGCGTGTTGTCAATCACCTGAGGGAACATGGTGAGCCGGATTATGTCGAAGGTATACTGGAAGGCGGTACATTGGAAGACAACAATGTGGCCGCGTTTGGTGAAGGTGGCGGTGAGTCGGATGCCCTTTACGACCAGGCGGTTGCCGTCGTGCTGAAAAACCGCAGGGCATCGATTTCCCTGGTTCAGCGTCACTTGCGCATCGGTTACAACCGGGCGGCACGTCTTCTTGAACAAATGGAACAAAGCGGCGTCGTATCCCCCATGCAAAGCAATGGCAACCGGGAGATCCTTGTTCCCGTACAACCTCAGGATTAA
- the lolA gene encoding outer membrane lipoprotein chaperone LolA: MKKNQTMRLSRLKQFAVLAAFISFPLLAGASGIEQFKNFLANTKSARGEFAQVQVKQEAEGKLRMGTPAMGTFLFSKPGKFIWTYKKPYEQVLQADGKTLYIYDKDLNQVTTKKLGSALGASPAAILFGSTDIEKNFRLAENGTRDGLEWMEATPKDKENTFQRINIGMQNNVPVAMELHDAMGQLSLIKFTKFEKNPALKADTFKFVMPKGADLFEN, from the coding sequence ATGAAAAAAAATCAAACAATGAGACTTTCCCGATTGAAGCAATTCGCTGTGCTTGCTGCATTCATCAGCTTTCCGCTCCTGGCCGGTGCATCCGGCATTGAACAGTTCAAAAATTTCCTGGCCAACACAAAATCAGCCCGCGGCGAATTTGCACAGGTTCAGGTCAAGCAGGAAGCCGAAGGAAAGCTGCGCATGGGTACGCCAGCTATGGGAACATTTCTCTTTTCCAAACCGGGGAAATTCATCTGGACCTATAAAAAACCTTATGAACAGGTTCTCCAGGCTGATGGAAAGACGCTTTACATCTATGACAAGGACTTGAATCAGGTCACCACCAAAAAGCTCGGATCTGCACTGGGCGCGAGCCCGGCAGCCATCCTTTTTGGCAGCACCGACATTGAAAAGAACTTCAGGCTGGCAGAAAACGGAACGCGTGACGGGTTGGAATGGATGGAGGCAACGCCAAAAGACAAGGAAAATACTTTTCAGCGTATCAACATCGGCATGCAAAACAATGTGCCTGTTGCCATGGAGCTGCATGATGCCATGGGACAGCTTTCATTGATCAAGTTTACGAAGTTTGAAAAAAATCCGGCTCTGAAAGCGGATACCTTCAAATTTGTCATGCCAAAAGGCGCAGACCTTTTTGAAAATTAG
- the ispF gene encoding 2-C-methyl-D-erythritol 2,4-cyclodiphosphate synthase, whose amino-acid sequence MKKLPYRIGQGYDCHALVADRELIIGGVNIPHRMGLMGHSDADVLLHAVTDALMGAAALGDIGTHFPDTDARFKGADSRVLLRATADLVRSAGYAIANIDATIIAQAPKMAPHIPKMREHIAQDLGLSIEQVNIKAKTNEKLGYLGREEGIAAEAVALVMADEG is encoded by the coding sequence ATGAAGAAACTGCCATATCGCATTGGCCAGGGATATGACTGTCATGCGCTTGTTGCAGACCGGGAACTGATTATCGGCGGGGTCAATATCCCCCACAGGATGGGGCTGATGGGCCATTCTGATGCGGATGTCCTGCTGCATGCGGTGACCGATGCCCTGATGGGCGCAGCCGCCCTGGGAGATATCGGCACACATTTTCCTGACACTGATGCGCGGTTCAAGGGTGCGGATTCAAGGGTTTTGTTGCGTGCTACAGCTGATCTGGTCCGGTCAGCCGGTTATGCCATTGCGAATATTGATGCGACGATCATTGCGCAGGCGCCGAAAATGGCTCCGCATATCCCGAAAATGCGTGAGCATATTGCACAGGATCTGGGCCTGTCTATTGAACAGGTCAACATCAAGGCCAAGACGAATGAGAAGCTGGGCTATCTAGGCCGCGAAGAAGGCATTGCTGCTGAAGCGGTTGCGCTTGTTATGGCTGATGAAGGATAG